One window of the Raphanus sativus cultivar WK10039 unplaced genomic scaffold, ASM80110v3 Scaffold3137, whole genome shotgun sequence genome contains the following:
- the LOC130506344 gene encoding UPF0725 protein EMB2204-like: MKKMSCLQSGRPPPEESDGFDYPGGIPVTYTHHRLMHFDCEGKYPHYAYPQLVKLYAKLGVHRYNLLEGKNLKFCRLKSFNMRINCGASSYYITLDARSGFQKFPFQVLVNERRIGCLDLAVSIARPRVSPRPYLRRHCEPMRLDTVINPLPDWPLAFSDAKRFYMVNESELQNNGWISLYLELALVSHVRDLTDHYLAQLEIVQVAVETLDDVKPPTLDSKDVVIYIAYRDFAKAETGEPCDSKAIVRRVFNESTGGLKFMGKYWSEEKKTLSTETETASGVEVTEKGSMHLSDGRKTEKRCKKKKKRLGVHRLWRLSDPMCHQAFKSRASAPRRQ, from the exons atgaagaagatgagttGTCTGCAGAGTGGCCGACCACCACCGGAGGAATCAGAT ggttttgattatCCCGGCGGTATTCCAGTGACGTACACTCACCACAGACTGATGCATTTTGACTGTGAAGGCAAGTATCCTCATTATGCTTATCCTCAATTGGTGAAGCTTTATGCTAAATTAGGAGTTCACAGATACAATCTCTTGGAG GGAAAGAACCTAAAGTTCTGTAGGCTAAAGAGTTTCAACATGAGGATTAATTGCGGTGCTTCCTCATACTACATCACTTTGGATGCTCGTAGCGGTTTTCAGAAATTCCCTTTTCAGGTTCTCGTTAATGAAAGGAGGATTGGCTGTTTAGATTTGGCTGTGTCTATCGCTAGACCTCGCG TGAGTCCAAGGCCGTACCTGCGTAGACATTGTGAACCAATGCGTCTTGATACAGTAATCAACCCATTACCTGATTGGCCACTTGCTTTTAGTGATGCTAAACGGTTTTACATg GTGAATGAATCTGAGTTGCAAAACAATGGTTGGATTTCACTTTATTTGGAACTTGCACTCGTTAGTCACGTAAGGGATCTTACTGAT CATTATCTGGCCCAGTTGGAGATTGTGCAGGTAGCTGTAGAGACTCTTGATGATGTGAAGCCCCCAACACTTGACTCCAAAGACGTGGTTATTTACATAGCGTATAGAGACTTTGCCAAAGCTGAGACTGGCGAGCCATGTGATAGCAAAGCTATAGTCAGACGAGTTTTCAATGAATCTACTGGAGGTTTGAAGTTCATGGGTAAGTACTGGagtgaagagaagaaaactttGAGTACTGAGACTGAGACGGCTTCTGGTGTTGAAGTAACTGAGAAAGGTTCCATGCATCTCTCGGATGGTAGAAAAACTGAGAAACgttgcaagaagaagaagaaacgttTAGGTGTCCACAGGCTGTGGCGTTTATCTGATCCCATGTGTCATCAGGCATTCAAAAGCCGTGCT